The Haloprofundus salinisoli region GTTCCAGGTCGAACCGCTCCCGCGCCTCCCGGAGGGAATCGAGCTCCTCGACAGCCAACTCGACGCCGAGGACGTCGAAGCCGAACTCACCGGCCGAGTCCGCAACGTCGGCGAGGAGGCGCACGGCTATCTCAAAGCCGAGGCGAAGTTCTACGCCGACGAGACGACGGTTCTCACCTCGAACTACGCGAGCACGACCAACCTCGAAGCCGAGGCCGAGTGGCCCTTCACCGTCACCTACCTCCCGTACGCCGACGAGTGGGCCAGTCCCATCACCGACTACGAGTTACACGTCGTCGACAGCCCCTACTGAACGGCCGAGGCCGCCGCACTTTAGACGCTCCTCCGCGCATGAGGCGGTATGGAGAAGACGTTCGCGGAACGCGTGTCGGAGGTACTCGACGTCGACACCGACGAGTTCCGCGCCCAGGCCGCGGCCGACGGCGAAGTCGTCAAAGAGGAGTTGGCGGCCGGAACGTTCGACAACCACCAGTCCATCGTCGGCTTCGAGTACGAGTTCTACGCCGTCGCCGACGGCCGGTGGACCGAGTCGACCGACGACGTGAACGCGCTGATGCGCGTTCCCCGCCGACTGCTCGAACTCATGGGCTTCGAGAAGGAGCTCGGCCTGCACAACGCCGAGATGTCGACGAGCCCCCAACCGTTCGGCCCGTACGGCATCCGCGCGCAGGAGTCGGAGGTGCAGGCGCGGCTGGCGGCGGCGCTCGACTGCGCCGCTGCCGAGGGGATGCGCCTCGTCAGCGACGCGATGTGGACGATTCCGCCCGCCGGCGAGACGGCCCGGAGCTACCTCGCCGACAGCGTCGTCGACGACGGCGTCCGCATCGCGACCAACATGAGCGACTCCGTCCGCTACCACGCGATGGCCAACACCTCGGAAGCGGCCGAGAGCTTCACGGTCGACGCGCCGAACGTCGATTTAACCGCCGACACGGTGATGCCCGAGAGCCTCATCACCTCCATCCAGCCGCACTACCAGGTCGCCCACGCCGCCGACCTCCCCGTCTACCACAACTACGCGCTCCGCATCGCCGGGCCGCTGCTGGCGCTCGGCGTCAACTCGCCATTTTTCCCGCCGGATCTCTACGAGGAGGGCGTCGACGCCGAGACCATCCTCGCCGACGCGTGGGACGAACACCGCATCGCCGTCTTCGAGTCGGTGTTGAACGACGAGGGCGACGACAAGGTGGCGTTCCCCGAGGACCTCGATTCGGTCGAAGAAGCGGTCGACAGTGTCGTTCTCGACTCCACGCTCGTGCCGATGCCGGTCGAACGCGGCGACCGGTTCGACGACGCGTTCGCGACGCTGCGGACGAAACACGGCACCTACTGGCGTTGGGTCCGTCCGGTGTTCGACGGGCCGACCCGCTCGGCGGCGAACGCCCGCATCGAGTTCCGCCCGATTCCCGCCCAGCCGACGGTCCGCGACTCCATCGCCTTTCAGGCGGCCTTCGCGGGGCTCATGGAGGCGCTGCCGCGGCGCGAACATCCCGTGCTCTCGCTCGACTGGGAGCGGGCGCGCGAGAACTTCACCGCCGCGACGCGGATGGGTCTCGACGGCGGCCAGCGCTGGATCACGAACGACGGCCAGGAGACGACGAACCCCGTCGAACTCTACCGCGACCTGTTGGCGCACGCCCGCTACGGCCTCGAAGTGTCGGGCTTCTCGGAGACGGAGGCCGAGCGCTACATCGCGCCGCTTCAGTGGCGCGTGAACGCGATGGAGACGCCCGCGACGTGGAAACGCAGAGAAGTGAGAACGCGACTCGACGACGGGGCGTCGCTGGACGAGGCTATCACGGGAATGCAGCGGGCGTACATCGAGGCGCAGGAGGAGACGCTGTTGGAGGGGTCGTTCGCCGACTGGACGTAGCGCACTCGTCCGGTTCTTCGGGGGAAATCGTGAATATCGGTCGCTCCGACTGCTGACCATGGTCGACATCGGAGACGACGCACCCGAGTTCACCGTGCCGAAGGCCGGCGGGGAGACGTACAACGACCTCGAAGAGTTCACGTTCTCAGACGCCGTCGCGGACGGACCGACCGTCCTCGCGTTCTACCCCGCGGCGTTCACGAGCGGCTGTACGGCGGAGATGTGCGCCTTTCGGGACTCGATGGGACTGTTCGATGACCTCGACGCGCAGGTGTACGGCGTCAGCGTCGATCTGCCGTTCTCGCAGAACATCTGGATACAGCAGGAGGGACTCAACTTCCCGATGCTCTCGGACTGGAGACACGACGTCATCCACGCATACGACGTGGTGCTCGACGACATGTACGGCATGATAGAGGTGGCCCAACGCAGCGTGTTCGTCGTCGATACCGACGGCGTCGTGACGTACCGGTGGGTTCGAGACGGAGAGAACCCCGACTTCGATGCGCTCGTCTCGGAGACGAGAGACGCCGTCGAGGAAGCCGCGTTCGCGTCGGACTGAGAAAAATCGGCGTTCGAGCGGTCAGTGGTCTCGTTCGCCGCTTACAGCAGCGCGTTGATGTCCTTGTGGCGCTCGATGTCGACGCCGTCCTCGGTGACGACGGCGATGTTGATGCCGTTGCCGGAGGCCAGGTCGCGTTCGACGGCGCTCTTGATGGAGCGGGTCGCGACTTCCTTCGCATCGTCGATCGAGAGGCTGTCGTCGTACTCCTGTTCGAGCACACCGAGGGCGTACTGCGAGCCCGACCCGCTGACGGTGTACTCCTCTTCGGTGGTGCCGCCGGCGGGGTCGATGCTGTAGACGTGCGAGCCCTCGGAGTCGACGCCGCCGAGGATGGGGCTGACGATGAGGAAGCCGCCCGAGCGCAGGAAGTTGCCGACGAGCGTCGACAGCGCGGTCATGCTCATCTCCTCGCCGCGACGGGCCTCGTAGAGGCGCGTCTCCGCGCGGAGCGAGCGGATGAGCGACTGCGCGGCCGACACCGACCCGGCGATGGTGAGCGCGCCCGTCGGGTGAATCTCTTCGACCTTCTGGACGTCCTTGCTCGCCACCATGTAGCCGGCGCTGGCGCGCATGTCAGTCGCAAGGACGACGCCTTCTTCGGTTTTGAGGCCGACGGTGGTCGTTCCGGTCTTCATCTCGCCTTCGCGCGGTTCCGACGACTGCCCGGCGTTCGGAAACTCGCCGAGTTCCGGCCCGAACACTCGTGAACGGTCACCGTCGAGGGGACTGTCGCTCCCAGAGAAATCCGATGTCGGTGGACGCATTACCTCCACTTGCGCGGCCGCGCAGATAAATGCACCTCTTCACTCGCTCGTTGCCGCCGTCGCGGCAGTGGATTCTCGCGGTCGCGGTACTGTCGCTGCTGGCCGATTAAGCGCGAAAAACGACGTTCTCGGGCTTACTGTGTAGCGGCGTTCTCGTAGGCGGTGCCAACGGTTTCGACGAGACGGCCGACGGGGAGTCGAACGCCGAACTGCCGAACCACGAGCGTCAGTGGGAGGAGCGCGATACCTAGGGCGAGCGTCAGGTGGTACAGGGCGAACAGGCTGATACGGGACAGCGATTCGAACATTGCCTACTCCGCGGTCCATCACGCCCATATATAAGTCTTCTTGGTCGTCTCATCCGCCGAAGCCGACGCCTGCTTGCGATTAAAGTATATTTGTATCTCTTACAAACGAGGTTGAATTTGTGGCAACCACGACGGATACCGTCGGTGAGCAACCCCTGTCCCACGCATAACTTACGGAGATAATCCGCCGAGGTGTTTCGCCCGCGCTCGCCCGCCCTCCTCGCCGAACGGTCGGTCACGACCGAATCACAAGACACGAAACCCCCTATCCCTACCTACGGGTATGAGCAACTACCTCGTAGCGATGGAGGCGGCCTGGCTCGTACGCGACGTGAAAGACATCGACGACGCCATCGGCGTCGCCGTCAGCGA contains the following coding sequences:
- the psmB gene encoding archaeal proteasome endopeptidase complex subunit beta — translated: MRPPTSDFSGSDSPLDGDRSRVFGPELGEFPNAGQSSEPREGEMKTGTTTVGLKTEEGVVLATDMRASAGYMVASKDVQKVEEIHPTGALTIAGSVSAAQSLIRSLRAETRLYEARRGEEMSMTALSTLVGNFLRSGGFLIVSPILGGVDSEGSHVYSIDPAGGTTEEEYTVSGSGSQYALGVLEQEYDDSLSIDDAKEVATRSIKSAVERDLASGNGINIAVVTEDGVDIERHKDINALL
- a CDS encoding redoxin domain-containing protein; amino-acid sequence: MVDIGDDAPEFTVPKAGGETYNDLEEFTFSDAVADGPTVLAFYPAAFTSGCTAEMCAFRDSMGLFDDLDAQVYGVSVDLPFSQNIWIQQEGLNFPMLSDWRHDVIHAYDVVLDDMYGMIEVAQRSVFVVDTDGVVTYRWVRDGENPDFDALVSETRDAVEEAAFASD